The proteins below come from a single Stomoxys calcitrans chromosome 1, idStoCalc2.1, whole genome shotgun sequence genomic window:
- the LOC106092754 gene encoding bromodomain-containing protein 4 isoform X2, with product MTDKDTASMTTVQMKADYAASEVYSTASEPPPLGFFNFNPQQAYKRQSNSVKIAKITAFTIIVSSFILGAFILASSYLQAKASCDQVQALDSVLEKELMLETLQQVNKELPRAEALLGRENVNDDDLQSLNKMETVKKVEIKAEQATPSEEEFSMNKINSDSEEAEVMQKYPGKIPLELDLSDLAAALLQNNKKSRMNCVVERKHAEELVDSPSKTVALPFGMNLTTEPKKARITGERISIFCESGNESKEQDSSKSSRSEDDDDSDEDVESIRPMFFPFQRVPIPFGPIPNRFPLTHMPQRMEPMKPRHQPEQLPGFLRQMPPPPPPFQQLPMRPPMPPQVMQAPHPEPQRILRIQVHQIPLRELIHVADDVPQQIQPPQQAPLPQQQQLQQQHQQQSESQQQQDSPQRPFFQIQRMPLDLALERAGITAEDLANIQRMTEDRINEEFRRLTIDSDEEDNSNSSEDDEEPREASSNSEQEKSQQQESQQSEQDSEQQQRQARMQAMPIQRLILQPLPEQPRDTMIPPMPDRRMPMGHPGWGRSLAQPVSIPVPMMDGQNDMSAQNDDSSSSSSSSAADESERPH from the exons CtgggattttttaattttaatcctCAACAG gCCTACAAGCGTCAAtcgaattcggtgaaaattgctaAAATCACCGCTTTCACCATAATCGTCTCGTCATTCATTTTGGGAGCATTTATTTTGGCTTCATCATATTTGCAAGCCAAAGCATCATGTGACCAAGTGCAGGCACTTGATTCGGTTTTAGAGAAGGAATTGATGCTGGAGACTTTGCAACAAGTAAACAAG GAGCTTCCACGGGCCGAAGCCTTATTGGGACGTGAAAATGTCAATGATGACGATTTACAAAGTCTCAATAAAATGGAGACCGTTAAAAAGGTTGAGATCAAAGCCGAACAAGCCACTCCCTCCGAAGAAGAGTTTAGCATGAACAAGATCAACAGCGACAGCGAAGAGGCTGAGGTTATGCAAAAGTATCCCGGTAAAATTCCTTTGGAATTGGACTTGAGCGATTTGGCAGCAGCTCTTTTGCAAAACAACAAGAA ATCTCGTATGAACTGTGTTGTCGAACGTAAACATGCCGAGGAACTGGTTGACTCTCCCTCCAAAACTGTGGCCTTGCCCTTCGGCATGAATTTGACCACTGAACCCAAGAAGGCTCGCATTACTGGTGAACGCATTTCGATTTTCTGCGAAAGTGGCAACGAAAGCAAGGAACAAGACTCGTCCAAGAGTTCTCGCagtgaagatgatgatgacagCGATGAAGATGTTGAATCTATTCGCCCCATGTTCTTCCCCTTCCAACGCGTGCCAATTCCATTCGGACCCATCCCCAACCGTTTCCCATTGACCCATATGCCACAGCGTATGGAACCCATGAAGCCACGTCACCAACCTGAACAATTGCCCGGTTTCTTGCGTCAAATgcccccaccaccaccaccattccAGCAGTTGCCCATGCGTCCCCCCATGCCACCACAAGTGATGCAGGCTCCCCACCCTGAACCTCAACGTATCTTGCGCATTCAAGTTCATCAGATCCCCTTGAGAGAGTTGATACATGTTGCTGATGATGTGCCCCAACAAATCCAGCCACCACAACAGGCTCCtctgccacaacaacaacaactccaacaacaacaccaacaacaaagcGAGTCCCAGCAACAACAAGATAGTCCTCAAAGGCCATTCTTCCAA ATCCAACGTATGCCCTTAGATTTGGCCTTGGAGCGTGCCGGTATTACCGCTGAAGATTTGGCCAACATTCAACGCATGACCGAAGATCGCATTAACGAAGAATTCCGTCGTCTGACCATCGACTCCGATGAGGAAGACAACAGCAATAGCTCCGAAGACGATGAAGAACCCCGTGAGGCAAGCAGCAACAGCGAGCAAGAAAAGTCCCAGCAACAAGAGAGCCAACAATCTGAACAAGATTCGGAGCAACAACAACGTCAAGCCCGCATGCAAGCCATGCCCATCCAAAGACTCATCCTGCAACCTTTGCCTGAGCAACCACGTGATACCATGATCCCACCCATGCCCGATCGCCGCATGCCAATGGGTCATCCCGGCTGGGGTCGTTCCCTTGCTCAACCTGTTAGCATACCTGTGCCCATGATGGATGGCCAAAACGATATGTCCGCTCAAAATGATGATTCCTCGtcttcctcctcctcctccgctGCCGATGAGTCCGAGAGACCACATT aa
- the LOC106092755 gene encoding UDP-glucuronic acid decarboxylase 1 translates to MWTITITKKRWKQVAIATGTIGVFLIVLVKILDISDNKESLSAAPQSQHELIAIYEQQQKLIEEQQLELQKTKEELARLQDDLRALQSNTPRKYPKVKYLNYKNRKRILITGGAGFVGSHLVDNLMLDGHEIIVVDNFFTGRKRNVAHWLGHENFELIHHDIVNPLFIEVDEIYHLASPASPPHYMLNPVKTIKTNTMGTINVLGLAKRVMAKVLIASTSEVYGDPTVHPQPESYWGHVNPIGPRACYDEGKRVSETLSYAYAKQEKVQVRVARIFNTYGPRMHMNDGRVVSNFILQALRNETITVYGNGKQTRSFQYVDDLVDGLMALMESNYTQPVNLGNPVEHTIEEFAFMIKELVGGSSKVGRTDAMEDDPQRRKPDISRAKKYLNWEPKVPLKMGLLKTIDYFRKELERSDRFAANSKKYFDSHDLQRSPQRFQFDPGNG, encoded by the exons ATGTGGACAATCACCATAACAAAGAAACGCTGGAAACAGGTTGCCATTGCAACCGGAACCATTGGTGTTTTTCTCATAGTCCTAGTAAAGATACTTGACATCTCCGACAACAAGGAAAGTCTCTCTGCGGCACCACAGAGCCAACATGAATTGATAGCCATTTATGAACAACAGCAAAAACTAATTGAGGAGCAACAGTTGGAATTACAAAAGACCAAAGAGGAATTGGCACGCCTGCAGGATGATCTGCGTGCCCTGCAGTCAAATACACCACGCAAATATCCGAAAGTGAAATACCTAAACTACAAGAATCGCAAACGTATCCTTATAACTGGCGGAGCCGGTTTTGTGGGCTCCCATTTGGTTGATAATTTGATGCTGGACGGCCATGAAATTATTGTGGTCGATAATTTTTTCACGGGACGCAAGCGTAATGTGGCCCACTGGTTGGGTCATGAAAATTTCGAGTTGATACATCATGATATTGTGAATCCTCTGTTCATTGAGGTTGATGAAATTTATCATTTAGCCTCGCCCGCTTCCCCACCGCACTATATGTTGAATCCTGTAAAGACAATAAAGACCAATACCATGGGTACGATTAATGTCTTGGGCTTGGCCAAGCGTGTAATGGCCAAGGTATTAATTGCCAGCACATCGGAGGTTTATGGAGATCCCACAGTGCATCCACAGCCAGAGTCATATTGGGGACATGTAAATCCAATAGGACCGCGTGCTTGCTATGATGAAGGCAAACGAGTTTCGGAAACTTTGAGTTATGCCTATGCTAAGCAG GAAAAAGTGCAAGTTCGAGTGGCTAGAATATTTAATACTTATGGTCCACGCATGCACATGAACGATGGTCGCGTCGTCTCAAATTTCATACTACAAGCACTTAGAAATGAAACTATAACAGTTTATGGCAATGGCAAGCAGACGCGTTCCTTTCAATATGTAGATGATCTGGTAGATGGTCTTATGGCACTCATGGAATCCAATTACACACAGCCGGTTAATCTGGGCAATCCTGTCGAACATACCATCGAAGAATTTGCATTTATGATCAAGGAGCTGGTTGGGGGCAGTAGCAAAGTGGGGCGCACCGATGCCATGGAAGATGATCCCCAAAGAAGAAAGCCCGACATTAGTCGGGCAAAGAAATATCTCAACTGGGAACCAAAGGTACCCCTGAAGATGGGTCTCCTCAAAACCATTGATTACTTTCGCAAAGAACTGGAGAGATCCGATCGTTTTGCCGCCAATTCAAAGAAATATTTCGACTCGCATGACCTGCAAAGAAGTCCGCAGCGATTTCAGTTCGATCCCGGCAATGGCTAA
- the LOC106092754 gene encoding bromodomain-containing protein 4 isoform X1 gives MTDKDTASMTTVQMKADYAASEVYSTASEPPPLGFFNFNPQQAYKRQSNSVKIAKITAFTIIVSSFILGAFILASSYLQAKASCDQVQALDSVLEKELMLETLQQVNKELPRAEALLGRENVNDDDLQSLNKMETVKKVEIKAEQATPSEEEFSMNKINSDSEEAEVMQKYPGKIPLELDLSDLAAALLQNNKKSRMNCVVERKHAEELVDSPSKTVALPFGMNLTTEPKKARITGERISIFCESGNESKEQDSSKSSRSEDDDDSDEDVESIRPMFFPFQRVPIPFGPIPNRFPLTHMPQRMEPMKPRHQPEQLPGFLRQMPPPPPPFQQLPMRPPMPPQVMQAPHPEPQRILRIQVHQIPLRELIHVADDVPQQIQPPQQAPLPQQQQLQQQHQQQSESQQQQDSPQRPFFQIQRMPLDLALERAGITAEDLANIQRMTEDRINEEFRRLTIDSDEEDNSNSSEDDEEPREASSNSEQEKSQQQESQQSEQDSEQQQRQARMQAMPIQRLILQPLPEQPRDTMIPPMPDRRMPMGHPGWGRSLAQPVSIPVPMMDGQNDMSAQNDDSSSSSSSSAADESERPHFVHPRSV, from the exons CtgggattttttaattttaatcctCAACAG gCCTACAAGCGTCAAtcgaattcggtgaaaattgctaAAATCACCGCTTTCACCATAATCGTCTCGTCATTCATTTTGGGAGCATTTATTTTGGCTTCATCATATTTGCAAGCCAAAGCATCATGTGACCAAGTGCAGGCACTTGATTCGGTTTTAGAGAAGGAATTGATGCTGGAGACTTTGCAACAAGTAAACAAG GAGCTTCCACGGGCCGAAGCCTTATTGGGACGTGAAAATGTCAATGATGACGATTTACAAAGTCTCAATAAAATGGAGACCGTTAAAAAGGTTGAGATCAAAGCCGAACAAGCCACTCCCTCCGAAGAAGAGTTTAGCATGAACAAGATCAACAGCGACAGCGAAGAGGCTGAGGTTATGCAAAAGTATCCCGGTAAAATTCCTTTGGAATTGGACTTGAGCGATTTGGCAGCAGCTCTTTTGCAAAACAACAAGAA ATCTCGTATGAACTGTGTTGTCGAACGTAAACATGCCGAGGAACTGGTTGACTCTCCCTCCAAAACTGTGGCCTTGCCCTTCGGCATGAATTTGACCACTGAACCCAAGAAGGCTCGCATTACTGGTGAACGCATTTCGATTTTCTGCGAAAGTGGCAACGAAAGCAAGGAACAAGACTCGTCCAAGAGTTCTCGCagtgaagatgatgatgacagCGATGAAGATGTTGAATCTATTCGCCCCATGTTCTTCCCCTTCCAACGCGTGCCAATTCCATTCGGACCCATCCCCAACCGTTTCCCATTGACCCATATGCCACAGCGTATGGAACCCATGAAGCCACGTCACCAACCTGAACAATTGCCCGGTTTCTTGCGTCAAATgcccccaccaccaccaccattccAGCAGTTGCCCATGCGTCCCCCCATGCCACCACAAGTGATGCAGGCTCCCCACCCTGAACCTCAACGTATCTTGCGCATTCAAGTTCATCAGATCCCCTTGAGAGAGTTGATACATGTTGCTGATGATGTGCCCCAACAAATCCAGCCACCACAACAGGCTCCtctgccacaacaacaacaactccaacaacaacaccaacaacaaagcGAGTCCCAGCAACAACAAGATAGTCCTCAAAGGCCATTCTTCCAA ATCCAACGTATGCCCTTAGATTTGGCCTTGGAGCGTGCCGGTATTACCGCTGAAGATTTGGCCAACATTCAACGCATGACCGAAGATCGCATTAACGAAGAATTCCGTCGTCTGACCATCGACTCCGATGAGGAAGACAACAGCAATAGCTCCGAAGACGATGAAGAACCCCGTGAGGCAAGCAGCAACAGCGAGCAAGAAAAGTCCCAGCAACAAGAGAGCCAACAATCTGAACAAGATTCGGAGCAACAACAACGTCAAGCCCGCATGCAAGCCATGCCCATCCAAAGACTCATCCTGCAACCTTTGCCTGAGCAACCACGTGATACCATGATCCCACCCATGCCCGATCGCCGCATGCCAATGGGTCATCCCGGCTGGGGTCGTTCCCTTGCTCAACCTGTTAGCATACCTGTGCCCATGATGGATGGCCAAAACGATATGTCCGCTCAAAATGATGATTCCTCGtcttcctcctcctcctccgctGCCGATGAGTCCGAGAGACCACATT TTGTCCACCCACGTTCCGTCTAA
- the LOC106092754 gene encoding bromodomain-containing protein 4 isoform X3, with protein MTDKDTASMTTVQMKADYAASEVYSTASEPPPAYKRQSNSVKIAKITAFTIIVSSFILGAFILASSYLQAKASCDQVQALDSVLEKELMLETLQQVNKELPRAEALLGRENVNDDDLQSLNKMETVKKVEIKAEQATPSEEEFSMNKINSDSEEAEVMQKYPGKIPLELDLSDLAAALLQNNKKSRMNCVVERKHAEELVDSPSKTVALPFGMNLTTEPKKARITGERISIFCESGNESKEQDSSKSSRSEDDDDSDEDVESIRPMFFPFQRVPIPFGPIPNRFPLTHMPQRMEPMKPRHQPEQLPGFLRQMPPPPPPFQQLPMRPPMPPQVMQAPHPEPQRILRIQVHQIPLRELIHVADDVPQQIQPPQQAPLPQQQQLQQQHQQQSESQQQQDSPQRPFFQIQRMPLDLALERAGITAEDLANIQRMTEDRINEEFRRLTIDSDEEDNSNSSEDDEEPREASSNSEQEKSQQQESQQSEQDSEQQQRQARMQAMPIQRLILQPLPEQPRDTMIPPMPDRRMPMGHPGWGRSLAQPVSIPVPMMDGQNDMSAQNDDSSSSSSSSAADESERPHFVHPRSV; from the exons gCCTACAAGCGTCAAtcgaattcggtgaaaattgctaAAATCACCGCTTTCACCATAATCGTCTCGTCATTCATTTTGGGAGCATTTATTTTGGCTTCATCATATTTGCAAGCCAAAGCATCATGTGACCAAGTGCAGGCACTTGATTCGGTTTTAGAGAAGGAATTGATGCTGGAGACTTTGCAACAAGTAAACAAG GAGCTTCCACGGGCCGAAGCCTTATTGGGACGTGAAAATGTCAATGATGACGATTTACAAAGTCTCAATAAAATGGAGACCGTTAAAAAGGTTGAGATCAAAGCCGAACAAGCCACTCCCTCCGAAGAAGAGTTTAGCATGAACAAGATCAACAGCGACAGCGAAGAGGCTGAGGTTATGCAAAAGTATCCCGGTAAAATTCCTTTGGAATTGGACTTGAGCGATTTGGCAGCAGCTCTTTTGCAAAACAACAAGAA ATCTCGTATGAACTGTGTTGTCGAACGTAAACATGCCGAGGAACTGGTTGACTCTCCCTCCAAAACTGTGGCCTTGCCCTTCGGCATGAATTTGACCACTGAACCCAAGAAGGCTCGCATTACTGGTGAACGCATTTCGATTTTCTGCGAAAGTGGCAACGAAAGCAAGGAACAAGACTCGTCCAAGAGTTCTCGCagtgaagatgatgatgacagCGATGAAGATGTTGAATCTATTCGCCCCATGTTCTTCCCCTTCCAACGCGTGCCAATTCCATTCGGACCCATCCCCAACCGTTTCCCATTGACCCATATGCCACAGCGTATGGAACCCATGAAGCCACGTCACCAACCTGAACAATTGCCCGGTTTCTTGCGTCAAATgcccccaccaccaccaccattccAGCAGTTGCCCATGCGTCCCCCCATGCCACCACAAGTGATGCAGGCTCCCCACCCTGAACCTCAACGTATCTTGCGCATTCAAGTTCATCAGATCCCCTTGAGAGAGTTGATACATGTTGCTGATGATGTGCCCCAACAAATCCAGCCACCACAACAGGCTCCtctgccacaacaacaacaactccaacaacaacaccaacaacaaagcGAGTCCCAGCAACAACAAGATAGTCCTCAAAGGCCATTCTTCCAA ATCCAACGTATGCCCTTAGATTTGGCCTTGGAGCGTGCCGGTATTACCGCTGAAGATTTGGCCAACATTCAACGCATGACCGAAGATCGCATTAACGAAGAATTCCGTCGTCTGACCATCGACTCCGATGAGGAAGACAACAGCAATAGCTCCGAAGACGATGAAGAACCCCGTGAGGCAAGCAGCAACAGCGAGCAAGAAAAGTCCCAGCAACAAGAGAGCCAACAATCTGAACAAGATTCGGAGCAACAACAACGTCAAGCCCGCATGCAAGCCATGCCCATCCAAAGACTCATCCTGCAACCTTTGCCTGAGCAACCACGTGATACCATGATCCCACCCATGCCCGATCGCCGCATGCCAATGGGTCATCCCGGCTGGGGTCGTTCCCTTGCTCAACCTGTTAGCATACCTGTGCCCATGATGGATGGCCAAAACGATATGTCCGCTCAAAATGATGATTCCTCGtcttcctcctcctcctccgctGCCGATGAGTCCGAGAGACCACATT TTGTCCACCCACGTTCCGTCTAA